In Acanthopagrus latus isolate v.2019 chromosome 16, fAcaLat1.1, whole genome shotgun sequence, one DNA window encodes the following:
- the theg gene encoding theg spermatid protein produces MATRTQRLAQPKPDRLRYPDRRSVYWLDELPPEKTGSTTKAELSHRWLELSRSKKFYTQVTLSPTWEVSERALRAVASNRLCSLAQPRAPVAGWRPDRTLLAPLNRATQTAVATSRICQLAQPKRRLVLEGSGHKSKPVPMTHLHCKASAHIELLATPKHDHPGFEGERAVCWLVSRAARNYNASQRLLELSSPKERKALFEGYDPYTVSRAARSASPSPRIRQLCLPLPRKCSSN; encoded by the exons atggcaactcGGACGCAGAGGCTCGCTCAACCCAAACCCGACAGACTCAGATACCCAGACCG tcGTTCTGTTTACTGGCTGGATGAGCTTCCACCAGAGAAGACTGGATCCACCACCAAGGCCG agCTAAGCCATCGCTGGTTGGAGCTGAGTAGGAGTAAAAAGTTCTACACTCAAGTCAC ACTTTCACCCACATGGGAAGTGAGTGAACGTGCTCTCAGGGCCGTTGCGTCCAACAGGCTGTGCAGTCTGGCTCAACCTCGAGCCCCTGTGGCTGGCTGGAGGCCGGACCGCACACTGCTGGCCCCT TTGAACAGAGCCACGCAGACGGCGGTCGCCACTTCACGTATTTGCCAGCTCGCCCAGCCTAAAAGAAGGCTGGTTCTGGAGGGCTCTGGCCACAAATCGAAACCGGTACCCATGACCCACTTACACTGCAAAGCATCGGCACACATCGAGCTGCTTGCGA CCCCTAAGCACGACCACCCAGGGTTCGAAGGAGAGCGCGCCGTGTGCTGGCTCGTCTCCAGAGCGGCGAGAAACTACAACGCCAGCCAGAGACTTCTAGAGCTGTCCAGTCCCAAAGAGAGGAAGGCTCTGTTCGAGGGATACGACCCCTACACAGTCAGCCGGGCGGCCCGCTCTGCCAGCCCCTCACCTCGGATACGACAACTCTGCCTGCCTCTGCCTCGCAAATGTAGCTCCAACTAG
- the shda gene encoding src homology 2 domain containing transforming protein D, a isoform X2, with protein sequence MAKWLKDYLNLGTRRDPPQPPRPDYSESEILRAYRAQKELDFEDPYQHSDKEHQNGGFSPCSATVSLPSFPAFGSVLPNGVEVKVVSPKHRLIKVDSQEFGRCKVPLSPVTVQEEPVVPSAPAASDADTDYSDPFDVRPDPRGRPNWEPKSAPTDCCSYMEPFEAQRIISELQNSMMTTNRSGSGDGGQLYDNPYEERTRHQHRAAPPTQQQPTQWVEGGLAQIDSRESRLPQDDERPADEYDQPWEWKKDNISKALAVQFEGAERERSRAQTEQTRLTKTGTTSTTAESTTLRLVGDTPPLLGERVDPSVPLERQVWYHGTLSRSEAESLLTLCKESSYLVRNSQTSRNDYSLSLRSCKGFMHMKFTRSAEGRYVLGENSPPFSTIPERPVNVI encoded by the exons ATGGCAAAGTGGTTGAAGGACTACCTAAACCTTGGCACCAGGCGTGACCCTCCACAGCCCCCGAGGCCAGATTACAGCGAGAGTGAGATTCTGAGGGCCTACAGAGCTCAGAAGGAGCTAGATTTCGAGGACCCGTACCAGCACTCTGACAAGGAGCATCAGAATGGTGGATTCAGCCCCTGTAGTGCTACAGTGAGCCTCCCCTCATTCCCTGCATTTGGTTCAGTGCTGCCCAATGGCGTGGAG GTGAAAGTGGTGTCTCCCAAGCACAGACTAATTAAAGTGGACTCTCAGGAGTTTGGTCGCTGTAAAGTCCCTCTGAGTCCCGTGACTGTTCAAGAGGAACCT GTGGTACCTTCTGCTCCAGCAGCGTCGGACGCTGACACAGATTATTCTGACCCCTTTGATGTCCGTCCAGACCCAAGAGGCAGACCGAACTGGGAGCCCAAATCTGCACCAACAGATTGCTGCAGCTACATGGAGCCATTTGAGGCCCAGCGGATTATCTCAG AACTGCAGAACAGCATGATGACAACTAACAGATCCGGGAGTGGAGATGGTGGCCAGTTATATGACAACCCATATGAGGAGAGGACACGTCACCAGCACCGAGCTGCCCcaccaacacaacaacaaccaactCAATGGGTTGAGGGCGGACTTGCCCAGATAGACAGCAGGGAGAGCAGGCTGCCTCAAGACGACGAGAGGCCAGCTGATGAATACGACCAGCCCTGGGAGTGGAAGAAGGACAACATCTCTAAAGCTCTAGCAG TTCAGTTTGAAGGGGCTGAAAGGGAGCGCTCGCGAGCTCAGACAGAGCAGACCAGGCTCACCAAGACAGGCACTACATCAACCACAGCAGAGTCAACTACGCTCCGTCTGGTTGGTGACACCCCTCCTCTCCTGGGAGAGAGGGTGGACCCATCTGTGCCACTAGAGAGACAAGT GTGGTACCATGGAACCCTGAGTCGCTCGGAGGCAGAAAGTCTACTGACTCTGTGCAAGGAGAGCTCCTACCTGGTGAGGAACAGCCAGACTTCCAGGAACGACTACTCACTCTCACTCAG GAGCTGTAAGGGCTTCATGCACATGAAGTTCACTCGGTCTGCAGAGGGGCGTTACGTGCTTGGAGAGAACAGCCCTCCTTTCTCCACCATCCCAGAG aggcCTGTGAATGTTATTTGA
- the shda gene encoding src homology 2 domain containing transforming protein D, a isoform X1 yields the protein MAKWLKDYLNLGTRRDPPQPPRPDYSESEILRAYRAQKELDFEDPYQHSDKEHQNGGFSPCSATVSLPSFPAFGSVLPNGVEVKVVSPKHRLIKVDSQEFGRCKVPLSPVTVQEEPVVPSAPAASDADTDYSDPFDVRPDPRGRPNWEPKSAPTDCCSYMEPFEAQRIISELQNSMMTTNRSGSGDGGQLYDNPYEERTRHQHRAAPPTQQQPTQWVEGGLAQIDSRESRLPQDDERPADEYDQPWEWKKDNISKALAVQFEGAERERSRAQTEQTRLTKTGTTSTTAESTTLRLVGDTPPLLGERVDPSVPLERQVWYHGTLSRSEAESLLTLCKESSYLVRNSQTSRNDYSLSLRSCKGFMHMKFTRSAEGRYVLGENSPPFSTIPEVIHYYTTHKLPIRGAEHMSLLYPVIVQTL from the exons ATGGCAAAGTGGTTGAAGGACTACCTAAACCTTGGCACCAGGCGTGACCCTCCACAGCCCCCGAGGCCAGATTACAGCGAGAGTGAGATTCTGAGGGCCTACAGAGCTCAGAAGGAGCTAGATTTCGAGGACCCGTACCAGCACTCTGACAAGGAGCATCAGAATGGTGGATTCAGCCCCTGTAGTGCTACAGTGAGCCTCCCCTCATTCCCTGCATTTGGTTCAGTGCTGCCCAATGGCGTGGAG GTGAAAGTGGTGTCTCCCAAGCACAGACTAATTAAAGTGGACTCTCAGGAGTTTGGTCGCTGTAAAGTCCCTCTGAGTCCCGTGACTGTTCAAGAGGAACCT GTGGTACCTTCTGCTCCAGCAGCGTCGGACGCTGACACAGATTATTCTGACCCCTTTGATGTCCGTCCAGACCCAAGAGGCAGACCGAACTGGGAGCCCAAATCTGCACCAACAGATTGCTGCAGCTACATGGAGCCATTTGAGGCCCAGCGGATTATCTCAG AACTGCAGAACAGCATGATGACAACTAACAGATCCGGGAGTGGAGATGGTGGCCAGTTATATGACAACCCATATGAGGAGAGGACACGTCACCAGCACCGAGCTGCCCcaccaacacaacaacaaccaactCAATGGGTTGAGGGCGGACTTGCCCAGATAGACAGCAGGGAGAGCAGGCTGCCTCAAGACGACGAGAGGCCAGCTGATGAATACGACCAGCCCTGGGAGTGGAAGAAGGACAACATCTCTAAAGCTCTAGCAG TTCAGTTTGAAGGGGCTGAAAGGGAGCGCTCGCGAGCTCAGACAGAGCAGACCAGGCTCACCAAGACAGGCACTACATCAACCACAGCAGAGTCAACTACGCTCCGTCTGGTTGGTGACACCCCTCCTCTCCTGGGAGAGAGGGTGGACCCATCTGTGCCACTAGAGAGACAAGT GTGGTACCATGGAACCCTGAGTCGCTCGGAGGCAGAAAGTCTACTGACTCTGTGCAAGGAGAGCTCCTACCTGGTGAGGAACAGCCAGACTTCCAGGAACGACTACTCACTCTCACTCAG GAGCTGTAAGGGCTTCATGCACATGAAGTTCACTCGGTCTGCAGAGGGGCGTTACGTGCTTGGAGAGAACAGCCCTCCTTTCTCCACCATCCCAGAGGTCATCCACTACTACACTACACACAAGCTGCCGATCAGAGGAGCTGAGCACATGTCCCTGCTGTATCCTGTCATAGTGCAGACCCTCTGA
- the yju2 gene encoding splicing factor YJU2, translating to MSERKVLNKYYPPDFDPSKIPKLKLPKDRQYVVRLMAPFNMRCKTCGEYIYKGKKFNARKETVQNELYMGLPIFRFYIKCTRCLAEITFKTDPENTDYAMEHGATRNFQAEKLIEEEEKRIQQEREEEELNNPMKVLENRTKDSKMEMEVLENLQELKELNQRQAQVDFEGMIDRYRELERMEKEREKEEDERETKEMLERALVKRLRDSDSDSDKEEEGESLQSNKSSTDKPTDILTIDKPAQAPGTSAGGVKRAKVETWEKSVGTLGGGGALGSLVVRKKPRPTFAKPHPVGPAAPKLQTDSKKSVAVSNNASKPVTTQNGSSSLSLLGAYSDSDSNDSE from the exons atgtccGAGAGAAAAGTATTAAAT AAATACTACCCTCCGGATTTTGATCCATCTAAAATCCCCAAGCTTAAACTTCCAAAAGATCGTCAGTATGTGGTCAGATTGATGGCACCATTCAATATGAG GTGTAAAACATGTGGCGAGTACATCTACAAGGGGAAGAAGTTCAATGCACGCAAAGAGACCGTTCAGAACGAGCTGTATATGGGATTGCCCATTTTCCGCTTCTACATCAAATGTACTCGGTGTCTTGCTGAGATTACTTTTAAg ACCGACCCAGAGAACACAGACTATGCCATGGAGCACGGCGCAACACGAAACTTTCAGGCAGAGAAACTgattgaggaggaggagaagagaatccagcaggagagggaggaagaggaactgAACAACCCCATGAAG GTGTTGGAGAACCGCACAAAGGATTCcaagatggagatggaggtgcTGGAGAACCTTcaggagctgaaggagctgaaCCAGAGGCAGGCTCAGGTGGACTTCGAGGGAATGATTGACCGATAtagagagctggagaggatggagaaggagagggagaaagaagaagacgaaCGAGAGACAAA AGAGATGTTGGAGCGTGCCCTCGTGAAAAGACTCAGAGACTCGGACTCTGACTCAGACAAGGAAGAGGAGGGCGAAAGCTTGCAGTCAAATAAATCCAgcacagacaaaccaacagacatCCTCACCATTGATAAGCCCGCACAGGCACCG GGAACCTCAGCAGGAGGAGTGAAGAGGGCCAAGGTGGAGACCTGGGAGAAAAGTGTGGGGACGCTGGGCGGTGGAGGAGCACTCGGGTCCCTGGTCGTGCGAAAGAAACCCAGACCAACTTTCGCCAAACCCCACCCAGTGGGGCCTGCTGCTCCCAAATTACAAACAG aCTCAAAGAAATCTGTGGCTGTTTCCAACAACGCCTCAAAGCCTGTCACCACACAAAATGGCTCGTCATCTCTCAGCCTGTTGGGGGCGTATTCAGACAGTGACAGCAATGACAGTGAATGA